A window of Halomicrobium zhouii genomic DNA:
CCGGGAATGACCTTGATGAATCCACGGTCAGAGAGGGCGTCCAGCACGCCGTAGATGCGTGCTTTGGGGATGCCGGTCGCCTCGGCGAGATTGGGTGCCGACGTCTGCCCGAGGGATATCAGCTGCTCGAGCGCGGTCTCCTCGTACTCTGTCAGCCCCAGCAGGTCGAAGACGTCGTCTGCCCGGCCGGTCATACCCTATACTTTTATCGGCCCGTACAAAAGGGGGCCGAAACGTATATGCACCCGACGCCAGTAGTTACTCGCAAGATTAGTAACTATGGACGAACAGCAGATCGCGGAGACGGAGGCGGTGGCGGACGAGGTGGAATCAGAGACGGACGACGCTTCACGGGCCGAAGACGAGCATCTCGCTGGCGTCGAGGACGGATGTGGCTGTACCGAAGTGTGGGAGCACCTGAGCGAGAACCGCGTGGACGAGTAGCCGAAGGACGAGTAGCCGAAATTTCACTCGAATTGGGCGGCCGGACGTCCGGGGATCGACGGAGAGTCGGTGCCTCACTTCCGATCCGCAGCTTTTTGCTGGCGGCGTGACGAATACTGCCAATGGCGGATAGCGACGACGTCTGCGTCCTCGTGCCCACGTACAACGAGGCCGAGACGATCGGTGCAGTCGTGACAGGGTTCGTCGACCAGGGGTACGAACACGTCCTCGTCGTCGACGGCGGGTCCGCGGACGACACGCAGGCAGTCGCGCGAGAGGCGGGCGCACGCGTCGTCGAACAGTCCGGGACAGGGAAGGGCCAGGCGGTCCGAGAGGCGCTCCAGCGCCACGTCGACCGTCCGTACGTCCTGATGCTCGACGGCGACTCGACGTATCGGCCCGAGGAGGCCGAACGACTTCTCGACCCGTTGCTGTCGGGGGAGGCCGAACACGTCATCGGCAACCGGTTTGCGAACATGCAGTCCGGGGCGATGACTCGACTCAACCAGATCGGCAATCGCGTCATCAACCGGTCGTTCTCGCTGATTCACGGCCGGGACCTCGTCGACATCCTCTCGGGCTACCGCGCGTTCACGCTCGAATCGGCGAACCGGCTCCACCTCCGGGCCGACGGGTTCGGCATCGAGACGGAGATGTCCGTCGAGTGCGTCAAACACAACGTCAGGACGGCGGTGGTCCCCATCACCTACGAGCCCCGGCCGGAGGACTCCGAGACGAATCTGCGCCCGTTTCGCGACGGCGCGAACATCATTCTTACGCTCTACCAGATGGCCAAGACGAACAATCCGCTGTTCTACTTCGGCAGCGTGGGGACGCTGAGTACGCTCACGGGGTTCGGTCTGGCGGCCTACGTCGCCTACGAGTGGTTCGTCAGGAGCATCTCCCACGAGGTCATCGCGTTCCTCGCGGGGTCGGCAGTACTGCTCGGTGTCCAGTTGTTGATGTTCGCCGTCCTCTCGGACATGATCGTCGCCGTCAATCGCGAACAGACCCACCAGATCCAGCAGATCGCCCGCAAAATCGGCGAGAAAGACGAAGACGCGGGTACAGTGGGTGAGGACGCGGCCGGTCAGTCGGCGGACGTCGAGGAGTCGACGGTCGACGAGAGCGGCGTCGACCCGGCGGAGTCCTAGAACGGGATCAGCGACCGTAACTGAGCGAGCAAGCTGTTGCCGGTTGCCTCGCGTCTGGATTCGAACACGGGGTGTAGCGCGTTCAGCAGGTCCTGCTCGTGCTCGAACTCGCGTCGGTCGATCTCCTCGAGCGCGTCGGCGAGCGTCATCGCGTGTCCGGACGCGTCGTAGGGCACTTCGACGTGGCCCAGTTCGTCCCGGAGCGACTGTGCATCGGCCGGGTACGTCACGTCCGCGTCACTCAGTCTGGCGTCCAGGGCCGCGATCCCGAACTCGATGACCTCGGGTCCGTCGTCGTCGTCGTTCGCCGGCGGGCGGACTCCCATTAGTGAGTAAGACGGCCCTGGGGGTCGAAAAACCTGCGCTCCTGGCTCGAATGGCTAGGTACCGGGCGCCACTGATAAGCCACCGCGGTCCGTTCCGCTGCATATGTCGGCAGGTGTGTTGGTGACGCTGGAGCCGTACCGCTGGCTCGTGGTGGTCGCGTCGGTGCTCGTCTCGCTTCTGGTTCTCGCGCTCGTCTCCGGGAACGAAAGCCGAACCAGCGGCGTGCGCTCTCGCCTCTTGCACGGCGTCCCCTGGGGAACGGCCCTCACCGTCGGGTTCGTCGCGTCGGTGTACCTCTTCGTCCAGGGCGGGCTCGCGCATCCGAAACAGCCGCTCGTCATCCCGTTCCGTTCGTGGTCGTACTACTACCCGCTCGGGATGGTGACGGCCGCGTTCAGTCACGGTAGCTGGTCCCACCTTGTCGGGAATCTCGTAGGTACCGTGGCCTACGCTTCCATCGCGGAGTACGCCTGGGGACACTACCCGCGCAAGCGCGGGGCCCAGACGTTCTCCGGCTGGCGGACGAACCCGTACGCCCGCATCCTCGCCGTCCCGGTGGTCTCCATCGTCGTCGGCCTGTTCACGGCCCTGTTCGCCCTCGGTCCCGTCGTCGGGTTCTCCGGCGTCGTCTTCGCCTACGCCGGCTTCGCAATCGTCCAGCGACCGGTGCTCGCGACGCTGGCGATCCTTGGTTCCCAGGTCCTGAGCCTCACTTTCTCCGCGGTGACGAACCCCCAGTCGGTCGCGTCACCGACGCCACGCGTCGTCACACCCTGGTGGGCCGACATCGCCATCCAGGGTCACGCCATCGGAATCCTCGCCGGTATCTTGCTCGCCATCGCGCTGGCCCGCTCGCGCGACGACTGGCCCGAACCCCGGCGAGTCTGGTTCGCGCTCGTCGCCTTCGCCACGTTCCAGGGCCTGTGGGCGATGTACCTTCCCGCGGACGGCGGCCGGTACGTCCTCTTTCGGTGGGCCGGCGTCTCGGTCGTGTTCCTCCTCGCGACGGTCGTGGTGATCGCAGCGACGAGGCGCGAGGACGTCGCCGTTCCGTCACTCGGGAGCGTACACAAGACGTACGCCCTCGCCTTCGTCGTCGTCCTCCTGGCCTCGCTCTCCGGGTCGGCGGTGTTCTACAACGTCGCTCCCATCGACCAGCAGCCTGGTCCCGACCGGACAGTCGAGGTACGCGACTACTCGGTCGGGTACGCCGAGGACATCCCGGAGGGGTACATCAATGCCGTCTCGGTCCCGGTCATCGACTACTCGCCCCAGGTCAACACGAGCGGCGTCATCGTCACGAGCCCCGATCGGTACATCTGGCGGACGGCGGTCGGACCGGCACGGCTCGAGAATCGCGGTCGCGTCTCTGTCCTCGTGGGCGGACTGAGCTGGCGTGAACGCGTCGTCGTCAACCGGACGGGCTGGACGCTAGCTGGCAACGAAGAGGTTTACAACGTGTACCTCCGTCCCGAGGGCGAGGACCGGACGCTCGGCTTCTCGTCTGCGCCCGCAACCGCTGACCCCACGATAGCCGGACGGAACATCTCGATCCGACCAACCGACGAGCAGTTCGAGTTCGTCGTTTCGCGGCGAGGTGAGACGGTGGGCACCGCGGCCGTCCCGGCGAACGGGACGTCGGTCACCGCGGGCGGACTTACGTTCCGACGCGACGAGAGCCGGATCTTCGCCATCGAGAACGAGACGCGCGTCCAGATCGCGCGGCGGAACGGGGACTGACTGAAGCTATTCGTCCGACGACCACTCGATGCGGTACACTTCGGCGTCGATCGTCCGTTTCTCCTCGTCGTGGAAGTCGAACTGTCGCCGTAGCTCGAACTCCGTCCGGTAGGAGTCGGTGACGTCGCCGCCCTCGTCGGCCGCGAACGACTCGACGAACTCCTGGCTCCCGGCATTGTGGATAGAGTAGGAGACGCCGGCGACGTCTGCTGCGGTCGCCAGAAACGCCCGGTCAGCGTGTTCGTTCCCCGACTGGGCGCCGAACGGCGGGTTCATGACGACCGTCGTCTCCGCGGGGTCCGGTCGGAGCGGGAGGTCAGTCGCGTCGGCGCGGACCCAGGAGACGGAGGTGGTCGAGGCGACCTTGCGTTCGTTGGCCCGGGCCGTCCCGAGCGGCGCCGGGTCGATGTCGACGCCGACGACGCGCTCCGGGCCGCGTAGGGCGGCACCCAGCGCGAGCATGCCCGTCCCACAGCCCAGGTCGAGGACCGTCTTCCCTTCGACGTCCCCCCGCAGGTCGGCGAGGTGGACGAGGTGAGCCGCCAGCTCGGGCGGCGTCCGGTACTGTTCGAGGGGGGCTCGCGGGTCCTCGAATCCCGCCACGACGCCGAGTTGCTGGGCCAGAGCCCGTTTTGTCGCCATCACTCACAATACATTATGCGCATTCAAAAAGTTTTGTAGATGCGTAGAAGTAATCGGACCGCTGGTCGGGCAGTTCGACTTACCAGGTGTCGTGGAAGGTGTCGAACTCCAGCTGGTCCAGGTCCTCCTCGCCGATGGCGATGCGGTATTCCTGGGGAGTGAGCATGGGCTGCTTGAACTGCGGACCGTCGTCGGTGGTGATACGCGGACAGCCGGTGTTGACGTACGCGTCCATCCCGAAGTTGGTGAGCCGGTCCGGCGTCACCTCGTCCATCGTGATGAGGTAGGCGTTGTCGTTGTTCTCGACGATCTCCTGGGCCTCGTCCCAGCGACCCTGGCCGATCTTCGTACAGAAGATAACGCCCCAGCGCTCGGCGTCCATC
This region includes:
- the aglJ gene encoding S-layer glycoprotein N-glycosyltransferase AglJ; translation: MADSDDVCVLVPTYNEAETIGAVVTGFVDQGYEHVLVVDGGSADDTQAVAREAGARVVEQSGTGKGQAVREALQRHVDRPYVLMLDGDSTYRPEEAERLLDPLLSGEAEHVIGNRFANMQSGAMTRLNQIGNRVINRSFSLIHGRDLVDILSGYRAFTLESANRLHLRADGFGIETEMSVECVKHNVRTAVVPITYEPRPEDSETNLRPFRDGANIILTLYQMAKTNNPLFYFGSVGTLSTLTGFGLAAYVAYEWFVRSISHEVIAFLAGSAVLLGVQLLMFAVLSDMIVAVNREQTHQIQQIARKIGEKDEDAGTVGEDAAGQSADVEESTVDESGVDPAES
- a CDS encoding METTL5 family protein, with protein sequence MATKRALAQQLGVVAGFEDPRAPLEQYRTPPELAAHLVHLADLRGDVEGKTVLDLGCGTGMLALGAALRGPERVVGVDIDPAPLGTARANERKVASTTSVSWVRADATDLPLRPDPAETTVVMNPPFGAQSGNEHADRAFLATAADVAGVSYSIHNAGSQEFVESFAADEGGDVTDSYRTEFELRRQFDFHDEEKRTIDAEVYRIEWSSDE
- a CDS encoding DUF5789 family protein translates to MGVRPPANDDDDGPEVIEFGIAALDARLSDADVTYPADAQSLRDELGHVEVPYDASGHAMTLADALEEIDRREFEHEQDLLNALHPVFESRREATGNSLLAQLRSLIPF
- a CDS encoding rhomboid family intramembrane serine protease, which codes for MTLEPYRWLVVVASVLVSLLVLALVSGNESRTSGVRSRLLHGVPWGTALTVGFVASVYLFVQGGLAHPKQPLVIPFRSWSYYYPLGMVTAAFSHGSWSHLVGNLVGTVAYASIAEYAWGHYPRKRGAQTFSGWRTNPYARILAVPVVSIVVGLFTALFALGPVVGFSGVVFAYAGFAIVQRPVLATLAILGSQVLSLTFSAVTNPQSVASPTPRVVTPWWADIAIQGHAIGILAGILLAIALARSRDDWPEPRRVWFALVAFATFQGLWAMYLPADGGRYVLFRWAGVSVVFLLATVVVIAATRREDVAVPSLGSVHKTYALAFVVVLLASLSGSAVFYNVAPIDQQPGPDRTVEVRDYSVGYAEDIPEGYINAVSVPVIDYSPQVNTSGVIVTSPDRYIWRTAVGPARLENRGRVSVLVGGLSWRERVVVNRTGWTLAGNEEVYNVYLRPEGEDRTLGFSSAPATADPTIAGRNISIRPTDEQFEFVVSRRGETVGTAAVPANGTSVTAGGLTFRRDESRIFAIENETRVQIARRNGD